One stretch of Filifactor alocis ATCC 35896 DNA includes these proteins:
- a CDS encoding DEAD/DEAH box helicase — MSKRNPIERSQYINSQYKEYLRSSFEFKTPKLQKLFEQQLEVEDLFKGPYVDLNLPFKRGMSLDEMIADGAVCKSFRRLGDMNFERPLYSHQEESIRRICSGRSAIITTGTGSGKTESFLYPILNELMSDVEKGNMEVGVRAIFLYPMNALVNDQIDRVRKILIQCPEITYGFFTGETKESVPKNYREKYGAENDTFIPENELVSREEIRKNPPHLLFTNYSMLEYLLIRPNDYSIFAPERLNNWKFVVLDEAHSYYGSLGIELSLLIRRLTGLAPNKPRFILTSATLGEQGKSESEIVNFDRSLTSANFDIQDIIFSKRILLSSSKLSYTIDAGDYSEIKKAKNDIQTVRTIGNRYKNVDSMDLKSYLYELFVGDRNVFHLYEILKDGSKSFKSILASFNNQITSEQLIDLIDLINMAEKDGIGIFDLKYHSFVRPLAGAYITLGNNPQLSLTKTNMLGDLKAFEAGNCRYCNSPYIIGKIQRNEGDGLDHLYQNKEVDIYENYGNNEFVSIDYFLLSNELNEEEVDRDILEEYKVCSKCGAIHVAGNLNARRCNCGDIFQHSIFKVLQSKKDGEETAFNNINQCPCCGHKARAGVVKSLNVGKDEGTALLAQILYEAIDDVTETKKKTGKLSLKRKESIQSEPETSNVKQFLAFSDSRQQASFSAAFLDSNQVRMLQKRLIWKVIEDNQYRTISVDQLTATLSGMIKEGNLFQNDLSAHKNAWITTLVDLLKVDGSNDGEGLGLYFFDVDLTDIMSQVDEEDVEAEFGEYNITKKDLETIMQVVFGIFKVAPAINSIKSTLTPDEKMEALEYRRFDNYVMFNCPKTINGVRSFLPVKGKDNMVVRYVQKVCDCDEESAKALLEVVFNNLAVAGELFKKHETKECYQIEASKYVVKNYKTSKYYICSKCGRLTPYNVHNKCVQDKCDGTLSEVDLDEALATNYYRRQYKTKKIESIVVKEHTAQLDRKKAKQYQQDFKNKKINILSCSTTFEMGIDIGNLETVFMRNVPPSPANYVQRAGRAGRRKDSAAYILTYCGTGSHDYTYFCSPEKMISGVIKPPYFNVVNHKIIVRHLMATCLGFFFRLHPDYFSSIDELVFGKALEEFKSYISSHPSDLNTYINEKILPGDVYQDYHNFKWFDEIEGNDEKMEHFVSTIKSIAEEYEKAKKEAVTEENYKEADYYQRQIENLHKEKVIDSLSKYCVIPKYGFPVDVVELQIYKEGILDNSYDLSRDLKIAISEYAPDSEIIVDGKKYTSKYISLPKTGEYPRNYFCTCPNCKKINVSVSTRTGNECKYCGEPPGTVVQEFYIEPVNGFKTGITKESTRAKPKRSYAGEVSYLGGGIKDENVVSLSNAITIETTTNDELLVMNKSSFNMCPVCGYSDIVKGKVITPTSLKKHKNYRQFDCSCEELIQIKLGHRFQTDVARFTIPMLGSFTKEDYAIALSFMYAFLEGISIGLGVERNDIEGVLELNLEQHSYDILIYDNVPGGAGHVKRLVEKNAVITSLNAAYAKVSQQCCDENTSCYNCLRNYYNQANHSKLKRKYARDFIESLLRQIGVRP; from the coding sequence GTGAGCAAGAGAAATCCTATTGAACGATCTCAATACATAAATAGTCAGTATAAAGAATATCTTAGGTCTTCTTTTGAATTTAAAACTCCAAAGTTACAAAAATTGTTTGAGCAACAATTGGAAGTTGAAGATTTATTTAAGGGGCCTTATGTCGATTTGAATTTGCCATTTAAAAGAGGAATGTCCTTGGATGAAATGATTGCAGATGGTGCAGTATGTAAATCATTTCGTAGATTGGGAGATATGAATTTTGAGAGGCCTTTATATTCTCATCAGGAAGAGAGTATTAGGCGTATTTGCTCTGGCCGAAGCGCAATTATTACAACAGGTACTGGTTCAGGAAAGACAGAGAGTTTCTTGTATCCAATTCTAAATGAACTGATGTCTGATGTAGAAAAAGGTAATATGGAAGTTGGTGTTAGAGCAATATTCTTATATCCAATGAATGCTCTTGTAAACGATCAGATTGATCGAGTAAGAAAAATACTCATACAGTGTCCTGAAATTACGTATGGATTCTTTACAGGGGAAACGAAAGAAAGCGTTCCTAAGAATTATCGTGAGAAATATGGTGCAGAGAATGATACTTTCATCCCTGAGAATGAATTGGTTTCGAGAGAAGAAATTAGAAAGAATCCACCACATTTGTTGTTCACGAATTATTCTATGCTGGAATATTTATTGATCAGGCCAAATGATTATTCAATCTTTGCTCCAGAGAGGTTAAATAACTGGAAGTTTGTTGTTCTTGATGAGGCACATTCGTATTATGGCTCATTGGGAATCGAATTATCATTGTTGATTCGTAGGTTGACAGGATTGGCTCCAAATAAACCACGCTTTATTCTAACCAGTGCTACGTTGGGTGAACAAGGCAAATCTGAAAGTGAGATCGTAAATTTTGATAGAAGCCTTACATCTGCAAATTTTGATATTCAAGATATCATCTTCTCTAAAAGAATTTTACTATCTAGTTCGAAGCTGAGTTATACGATTGATGCAGGGGATTATTCTGAAATAAAGAAAGCGAAGAATGATATACAGACGGTTAGAACCATTGGAAATAGATACAAAAACGTAGATTCAATGGACTTGAAGAGTTACCTGTATGAATTGTTTGTAGGTGATAGAAACGTCTTCCATCTATATGAAATATTAAAAGATGGAAGTAAGAGCTTTAAAAGTATTCTTGCTAGCTTTAATAATCAAATAACATCTGAACAGTTGATAGATTTGATTGATCTCATCAACATGGCAGAAAAAGACGGGATAGGTATTTTTGATCTGAAATACCATTCTTTTGTGCGCCCATTAGCTGGTGCATACATCACTCTTGGAAACAATCCACAATTAAGCCTTACTAAAACCAATATGCTTGGTGATTTAAAGGCTTTCGAAGCTGGAAACTGTAGATATTGTAATTCACCATACATAATCGGAAAGATTCAGCGTAATGAAGGTGATGGGCTTGACCATCTCTATCAGAACAAGGAAGTTGATATTTATGAAAACTATGGAAATAACGAATTTGTAAGCATTGATTACTTCTTGTTGAGCAATGAATTAAATGAAGAGGAAGTTGACCGCGATATCCTTGAAGAGTATAAGGTTTGTTCAAAGTGTGGTGCGATTCATGTTGCAGGAAATTTAAATGCACGCCGATGTAATTGCGGAGACATCTTTCAACATTCTATATTTAAAGTTCTCCAATCAAAGAAGGATGGAGAAGAAACGGCGTTCAATAATATAAATCAGTGCCCTTGCTGCGGTCACAAAGCAAGAGCAGGTGTTGTTAAGAGTTTGAATGTAGGAAAAGATGAGGGAACTGCACTACTTGCTCAGATTTTGTATGAAGCAATTGATGATGTAACAGAGACTAAAAAGAAAACTGGTAAACTGTCTTTGAAGAGAAAAGAAAGCATTCAATCAGAACCAGAGACGTCAAATGTAAAGCAATTTTTGGCATTTTCCGATAGTCGTCAACAAGCTAGCTTTTCAGCAGCTTTCTTGGATTCTAACCAGGTTAGAATGCTACAGAAAAGACTGATCTGGAAAGTAATTGAAGATAATCAATATAGAACTATTTCTGTAGATCAGCTTACTGCAACTCTTTCGGGAATGATTAAAGAAGGTAACTTATTTCAAAATGATTTAAGTGCACATAAAAATGCTTGGATTACAACACTTGTTGATCTATTAAAGGTTGATGGTTCGAATGATGGTGAAGGTTTAGGATTGTATTTCTTTGATGTTGATCTAACTGACATCATGTCTCAAGTTGACGAAGAGGACGTTGAAGCTGAATTTGGAGAATATAACATTACAAAGAAGGACCTGGAAACAATTATGCAGGTTGTATTTGGTATATTCAAAGTTGCACCTGCCATAAACTCGATCAAATCAACATTAACTCCAGATGAAAAGATGGAAGCTTTGGAATATAGAAGATTTGATAACTACGTAATGTTCAATTGCCCTAAGACAATAAATGGTGTTAGAAGTTTCTTACCTGTAAAGGGAAAGGATAATATGGTTGTTCGTTATGTTCAGAAAGTTTGTGACTGTGACGAAGAATCAGCAAAAGCATTGTTGGAGGTTGTTTTTAACAACTTGGCCGTTGCGGGTGAATTGTTTAAGAAGCATGAAACTAAGGAATGCTATCAAATTGAAGCAAGTAAGTATGTAGTTAAGAATTATAAGACCTCAAAATACTATATTTGCTCTAAGTGTGGTCGTTTGACTCCATATAATGTCCATAATAAGTGTGTTCAGGATAAATGTGATGGCACATTGAGTGAAGTAGATCTGGATGAGGCGCTTGCAACGAATTATTACAGAAGACAATATAAGACAAAGAAAATCGAAAGCATTGTTGTTAAGGAACATACTGCTCAGCTTGATCGAAAGAAGGCAAAGCAATATCAGCAAGACTTTAAAAATAAAAAAATCAATATCTTAAGTTGTTCAACAACTTTTGAGATGGGTATTGATATTGGTAACCTTGAAACAGTATTTATGCGAAATGTACCACCATCACCTGCGAATTATGTTCAGCGTGCAGGACGTGCAGGAAGAAGAAAAGATAGTGCAGCATACATTTTGACATACTGTGGGACTGGATCTCATGATTATACATACTTCTGTAGTCCGGAAAAAATGATTTCTGGTGTCATTAAGCCACCATATTTTAATGTAGTAAATCATAAGATAATCGTTCGTCATTTGATGGCTACATGTTTAGGATTCTTCTTTAGACTACACCCAGATTATTTCAGCAGTATTGATGAATTAGTCTTTGGAAAAGCATTAGAGGAGTTTAAAAGCTATATTTCAAGTCATCCGAGTGATTTGAATACCTATATCAACGAGAAAATACTCCCTGGGGATGTATATCAAGATTATCACAACTTTAAATGGTTTGATGAAATCGAAGGTAATGATGAAAAGATGGAGCATTTTGTTTCAACAATTAAATCCATTGCAGAAGAGTATGAGAAGGCGAAAAAGGAAGCTGTAACAGAAGAAAACTATAAGGAAGCGGATTATTACCAAAGACAAATTGAGAATTTGCATAAGGAAAAGGTAATTGATTCACTTTCAAAGTACTGTGTCATTCCTAAATATGGGTTCCCGGTTGATGTTGTTGAATTGCAAATATATAAAGAAGGTATTCTGGATAATAGCTATGATTTGAGTCGCGATTTAAAAATAGCGATATCAGAATATGCTCCGGATTCAGAAATCATTGTTGATGGCAAGAAATATACTTCAAAGTATATTTCCTTACCTAAAACAGGAGAATATCCACGAAATTATTTCTGCACTTGTCCTAATTGCAAAAAGATAAATGTGTCTGTAAGTACAAGAACTGGAAATGAGTGCAAGTATTGTGGAGAACCTCCTGGTACAGTGGTACAAGAATTTTATATTGAACCAGTAAACGGATTTAAAACTGGTATCACGAAAGAAAGTACTCGTGCGAAGCCAAAAAGGTCATATGCTGGTGAAGTATCATATCTTGGTGGTGGTATAAAGGATGAGAATGTTGTTTCTTTATCAAATGCTATTACCATTGAGACAACCACCAATGATGAGCTCCTTGTCATGAACAAGTCATCATTCAATATGTGTCCAGTATGTGGATATAGCGACATAGTAAAAGGAAAAGTAATTACACCTACATCATTAAAGAAACACAAGAATTACAGGCAATTTGATTGCTCTTGTGAAGAACTTATTCAAATTAAGCTTGGACATAGATTCCAAACAGATGTAGCTCGATTTACTATTCCTATGTTAGGATCCTTTACGAAGGAAGATTATGCAATTGCGTTGTCATTTATGTATGCATTTCTTGAAGGAATAAGTATTGGACTTGGGGTTGAGAGAAATGACATAGAGGGTGTTCTTGAACTGAACCTAGAGCAGCATAGCTATGATATTTTGATCTATGACAATGTTCCAGGAGGAGCAGGTCATGTTAAGAGACTGGTTGAGAAGAACGCTGTAATAACATCTTTAAATGCAGCATATGCGAAAGTATCACAACAATGTTGCGATGAAAACACTTCTTGCTATAACTGCCTTAGAAACTATTACAACCAAGCAAATCACAGTAAATTAAAACGCAAGTATGCTCGTGATTTCATTGAAAGTCTATTGAGACAAATAGGTGTTAGACCTTAA
- a CDS encoding nSTAND3 domain-containing NTPase — translation MANIESIKQKILQLDAGSFQNLCDSYLYKTGYPSIVSLGGEAGTRKTTSGTPDTYFIASNGKYVFVEYTTQRTNLFAKIRDDLEKCLDTAKTGVPYDKISEIIYCHTSSNLTPFQDSEVKKLCADVGVKLVIIGIDKLAEDIYLFHHNLSRDFLGISISTDQIQSYDEFINSYNANRMAAPIDTKFLFREKEFQDIINAYLKVNVVILSGSSGTGKTRLALHYVKNHADAKNEKTYCIHSNALPIYEDLKLFLDRPGDYFLFIDDANQLSGLQHIIRYVSMKPEGYNVKILITVRDYALQKVINDVRAITSYEIVNVNVFSENEIKELLETSLDILNSDYQERIIRIAEGNARIAILAGKVACSSNRLESIDDVSQLYEDYYGSNLENNQFFIDKNLCITSGIIAFLEAIHLDYIDALLPILQEKGLNRDSFIENIRMLHEREIVDICNDKAVRFSDQCLSNYLLKYIFFDKKLLSLSKMIKACFSSYRERTVSSVNTLLNIFKNKALLNFAEKEIKLLWDELSTEKSPIFFEFVKVFFRINPTETLLLLQNEIESEERVICEWIDIDTKKRKNYQHVENDIIKILGGFADMTDLPTACDLFFQYYLKRPDLFMEFYHAVNIYFGIQRASFRNSFYTQITFFEKIIEYSNDWKQEFIIIVFLQIAEKFLKLNFSPAEKGRKNAITIYQIPLTISKGVEKYREFIWESLTSLSKIEKYREKVREILSSYGGIIDDISIPILQFDLKYIELILKLNFPPDELANCLLADKIVQVFSRTNYSCESLFSEYFEGEGFQLYCLLKGPDYKETGYEENRKQKQQSINHYTLNCDLQIFKKLIDVCNGISELDNHSYWEVGEGLGIAFDAISDKADWYVDAIKYYIKNDTPNNLHPYHLVDNLFSLLSDSEVYEIIISEEYSQKNAWTYAYYHELPPGLITEKHLQGLYDFLKDTSDRYITSSSMRDVDFLDKYNAIDELALIEGCKIILDKKEYSSFIVDIYFGLLFNYHHNTPREVIQKFNCNLELLEEIYYAMLSYDKHHDYDGQFLKEIYSVRPSILDKYIDYLINSDSFSDHQEKHCCFFDLDDFVEIYNKIFEQLIRNRQYSRLSVPYFLESLLLPKQNEKKLLERQDMWIRQCIQRFFNDEAKMYCLFSVVSKLEFKRKKEYILLFLKNNPLFEDFEKIPLTPTSCSWSGSAVPMYSAWIEFLESLLPNFIGLKWIKHKNYIETKIDDLQKQIEAEQIDEILRG, via the coding sequence GTGGCTAATATTGAAAGTATTAAACAAAAAATACTACAACTGGATGCAGGTTCATTTCAAAATCTTTGTGATTCTTATTTATATAAAACGGGCTATCCGAGTATAGTATCTCTTGGTGGAGAAGCAGGTACACGAAAGACCACTTCAGGTACACCTGATACATATTTTATTGCATCAAATGGAAAGTATGTTTTTGTTGAATACACAACTCAGAGGACAAACTTATTTGCAAAAATTAGGGATGACCTTGAAAAATGTCTTGATACAGCAAAGACAGGTGTTCCATATGACAAAATCTCTGAAATTATTTATTGTCATACTTCATCAAACCTTACACCCTTTCAAGATAGTGAAGTAAAAAAACTGTGTGCAGATGTTGGAGTTAAGCTTGTAATTATTGGAATTGATAAGCTTGCAGAAGATATATATCTTTTCCATCATAATCTTTCACGTGATTTTTTGGGAATATCAATAAGTACAGATCAAATTCAATCATATGATGAATTTATTAATAGTTACAATGCAAATAGAATGGCTGCTCCAATTGACACTAAATTTCTATTCAGAGAAAAAGAATTTCAAGATATCATCAATGCTTATCTTAAAGTGAATGTTGTTATACTTAGTGGTTCATCAGGTACGGGAAAAACACGTTTAGCTTTGCATTATGTAAAAAATCATGCAGATGCTAAGAATGAAAAGACTTACTGTATTCATAGTAATGCATTACCAATATACGAGGATTTAAAACTTTTTTTAGATAGACCAGGAGATTATTTTCTTTTTATTGATGATGCCAATCAATTGTCAGGACTGCAGCATATTATCCGATACGTTAGTATGAAACCAGAGGGATATAATGTAAAAATACTTATTACAGTAAGGGATTATGCACTTCAAAAAGTGATAAACGATGTTCGAGCAATCACTTCTTATGAAATTGTGAATGTAAATGTGTTTTCAGAGAATGAGATTAAGGAATTACTTGAAACTTCATTGGACATTTTGAATTCAGACTATCAAGAACGAATTATAAGAATTGCAGAAGGAAATGCTCGTATTGCTATACTTGCTGGGAAAGTAGCATGCAGTTCAAATCGTTTGGAGTCTATTGATGATGTGTCACAATTATATGAAGATTATTATGGTTCTAATTTAGAAAATAATCAATTTTTTATAGACAAAAATCTGTGTATAACTTCTGGTATAATTGCTTTTCTTGAAGCAATTCATTTAGATTATATTGATGCACTTTTACCAATTTTACAGGAAAAAGGGTTAAATCGAGATAGTTTCATTGAAAATATCCGTATGCTTCACGAGCGGGAGATTGTCGATATTTGTAATGATAAAGCTGTTCGTTTTTCTGATCAATGTTTGTCTAATTATTTGTTAAAATATATTTTCTTTGACAAAAAATTACTTAGTTTGTCGAAAATGATTAAAGCTTGCTTTTCAAGTTACAGAGAGAGAACTGTATCTTCTGTTAATACGTTACTTAATATTTTTAAAAATAAGGCACTTTTAAATTTTGCTGAGAAAGAAATAAAGTTATTATGGGATGAATTATCAACAGAAAAATCGCCAATCTTCTTTGAATTTGTAAAAGTCTTTTTTCGCATTAATCCTACGGAAACACTTTTGCTTTTGCAAAATGAAATTGAATCTGAAGAAAGAGTGATTTGTGAATGGATCGATATAGATACTAAAAAAAGAAAAAATTATCAACATGTGGAAAATGATATCATTAAAATTCTTGGTGGATTTGCAGATATGACTGATTTGCCAACCGCTTGTGATTTGTTTTTTCAATATTATCTAAAGCGACCAGATTTATTTATGGAATTTTACCATGCAGTTAATATATATTTTGGTATTCAGAGGGCTTCTTTTCGTAATAGTTTTTATACTCAAATAACTTTTTTTGAAAAAATAATAGAATATTCAAATGATTGGAAACAAGAATTTATAATAATAGTTTTCTTACAGATAGCGGAAAAATTTCTGAAGTTAAATTTTTCTCCAGCGGAGAAAGGACGAAAGAATGCAATAACCATATATCAGATTCCACTAACTATATCTAAAGGTGTTGAAAAATATCGTGAGTTCATTTGGGAATCGTTAACTTCTTTGAGTAAAATTGAAAAGTATAGAGAAAAAGTTAGGGAAATTCTTAGTTCTTATGGTGGCATTATTGACGATATAAGCATTCCTATTTTACAATTTGATTTAAAATATATTGAATTAATTTTGAAGTTAAATTTTCCACCAGATGAATTGGCAAATTGCCTTTTAGCAGACAAAATAGTGCAAGTTTTTAGCAGAACGAATTATTCTTGTGAATCCTTGTTTTCTGAATATTTTGAAGGAGAGGGCTTTCAATTATATTGTCTTCTTAAAGGACCAGATTATAAAGAAACTGGTTATGAAGAAAATAGAAAACAAAAGCAGCAATCAATTAATCATTACACTTTGAATTGTGATTTACAGATATTTAAGAAGTTAATTGATGTTTGCAACGGTATTTCTGAGCTAGATAACCATTCATATTGGGAGGTCGGTGAAGGATTAGGCATTGCCTTTGATGCTATTTCCGATAAAGCAGATTGGTATGTTGATGCAATTAAATATTATATCAAAAACGATACACCAAACAATTTACATCCATACCATCTAGTAGACAATTTATTTTCATTATTATCCGATTCAGAAGTGTATGAAATTATTATTAGTGAAGAATATAGTCAGAAAAATGCTTGGACATATGCATATTATCATGAATTACCGCCGGGATTAATTACAGAAAAACATTTACAAGGGCTTTATGATTTTTTGAAAGATACTTCTGACAGATATATTACCTCATCATCAATGCGTGATGTAGATTTTCTGGATAAGTATAATGCAATAGATGAATTAGCATTAATAGAAGGTTGCAAAATTATTTTGGATAAAAAAGAGTATTCCTCTTTTATCGTGGATATTTATTTTGGCTTGTTATTTAATTATCATCATAATACACCAAGGGAAGTGATTCAAAAATTTAATTGCAATTTAGAATTGCTTGAAGAAATATACTATGCTATGTTGTCATATGATAAACATCATGATTATGACGGACAATTTTTGAAGGAAATATATTCGGTTAGACCTTCTATACTGGACAAGTATATAGATTATTTAATAAATAGTGACTCCTTTAGCGACCATCAAGAAAAGCATTGTTGCTTTTTTGATTTGGACGATTTTGTAGAAATATATAACAAAATTTTTGAGCAGTTGATAAGAAACCGTCAATATTCTAGGTTGTCAGTACCGTATTTTTTAGAATCTTTATTATTGCCAAAGCAAAATGAGAAAAAGCTGTTAGAAAGACAAGATATGTGGATTCGACAATGTATTCAACGATTCTTCAATGATGAAGCAAAAATGTATTGCCTATTTTCAGTTGTGTCAAAATTAGAGTTCAAAAGAAAAAAAGAGTATATATTGCTCTTTCTTAAGAATAATCCGTTGTTCGAAGACTTTGAAAAAATACCATTAACACCTACTTCTTGTAGTTGGTCAGGTAGTGCAGTACCTATGTATTCAGCTTGGATTGAATTTCTCGAATCATTGTTACCAAATTTTATAGGTTTAAAGTGGATAAAACATAAAAACTATATTGAAACAAAAATTGATGATTTACAAAAACAAATCGAAGCGGAGCAGATAGACGAGATTTTAAGAGGATGA